A window of the Ostrea edulis chromosome 1, xbOstEdul1.1, whole genome shotgun sequence genome harbors these coding sequences:
- the LOC125681482 gene encoding neuferricin-like, with amino-acid sequence MSFIKHVFIVSCVVGGVAFLLSLNVFKHQRDQFISYIPQSIKDRIFGSPESQFKGRLFTVEELGKYRGNDGGDIYLAVLGQVFDVTKGRKHYGPGGTYHFFTGNAGTRAFVSGDFTKEGLKEDITGLSLRDIQGLAGWVDFYHEQYTYLGKLIGHFYDENGNPTEAMAEFKRKHEEALQKQKEENEDLRKFPPCNSENKVGISRRLWCTENSGGIKRDWTGVPRQYFQPGHSQARCACVRDKGPPSFGTSASNNGDLDNPNMKVYDGCEPTATSCNFKD; translated from the exons ATGTCTTTTATTAAACATGTGTTTATAGTTTCCTGTGTTGTGGGCGGGGTCGCCTTTCTGCTATCCCTAAACGTATTCAAACATCAGAGAGATCAGTTTATATCATACATTCCACAAAGCATCAAAGACCGTATATTTGGAAGCCCCGAGTCACAATTCAAGGGCAGACTTTTCACGGTGGAGGAGTTGGGAAAATATCGAGGCAACGATGGAGGCGACATTTACTTGGCTGTTCTGGGACAAGTGTTTGACGTCACAAAGGGCAGAAAGCACTATGGACCGGGAGGAACCTATCACTTCTTCACAG GAAATGCGGGTACCAGAGCCTTCGTGTCGGGGGATTTTACAAAGGAAGGATTAAAAGAGGACATCACTGGCCTATCTCTCAGGGACATCCAAGGATTAGCCGGCTGGGTGGACTTCTACCATGAGCAGTACACATATCTAG GGAAATTAATTGGACATTTTTATGACGAAAATGGCAACCCCACCGAAGCCATGGCGGAATTCAAGCGAAAACACGAGGAAGCACTACAGAAACAGAAGGAGGAGAACGAGGATCTGAGAAAATTCCCACCATGCAACTCGGAGAACAAAGTCGGCATCAGCAGACGACTGTGGTGTACGGAGAATAG tGGTGGCATAAAACGAGATTGGACCGGAGTACCAAGGCAATATTTTCAACCAGGACATTCACAAGCACGTTGCGCATGCGTGAGAGATAAAGGTCCTCCATCTTTCGGTACCAGTGCTTCCAACAATGGCGACTTAGATAATCCAAACATGAAGGTGTACGATGGATGTGAACCAACTGCAACATCATGTAATTTCAAAgattaa